The window CCAGGTGATCTTTTATGACAGTATATGCCATCGCAGGCGGGATAATTCCAATATCAGTTACGATCATATCAATGTATTCAGCAGGGGTAAAGTCAAAAGCCGGGTTTTTTACCTGCACGTGAGAGAGGTCTGCAATAATTGCAGGATCGACTACTTCATCTGCAGCCCTTTCTTCTATTTCTATGGGATTTCCTACAATGGTGCCCGGGCTGAACTTGAATGTCTCGGCAGCTACCATGAAACTTTTTCTGGCTTCATGGGCAGCAAGAGCAAGCTGAGAAGTCCCAATCTTGTTTACAAGAGCTCCGTTGGCTGCAATTGCGTCAGCCCCAACAATAACTTTGTCCACGTCTTTCATGTAGTAACGCACGGCAGAGTCCACGATAAGGGTTGTTGGGATTCCAAAGCCGTTAAGGTGCCGGATCGTCAATAAGCCCTGACGCCGTGGGCGGCTTTCGGTGGCGATTACCGAGATCTTCTTTCCGTCTTTAAAAGCCGTAGTGATGATGGAAAGAGCAGCATGAGAGTTGCAGTGGGTCATAATAACGTCTCCGTCCTGAATTCTTCTTGACCCGATTTGTCCAATTTTTTCAAGTGCGCGATCTGCTCTCTCTATAAAAATGTTTGCATTTTTGATGATTTCCTGCCGTGCTTCTTCTACATTTCCTGAAGAATATCTCGAAGCAAGTTTTACGGCATTCGGAAGGGAAACAGCTGTTGGGCGGGTACTGATAAGAAAACTTGAAACTTCCTGGATGCTGGAACTAAACTCCTCCATTGAAGCTGCCTCGAGCCCTGCAGCATAATCCCTGATGGCTTCAGCCGCAGCTTTTGCAATCCTGCCTGCGCCCCGGATTTCCATTGTCCGGATTTTTTTTGCGGTTTCCTTAACTTTATCCATAATATAAAAGATAGTCAGAGCCCGATTTATAGCTATCTTTCTATTGCTCCCGATCTCAGGAGATAATGTTCCGGATTCTTTTAATTTCAGATTTTAGTTATTTTTTCTGATATGTCCCTGTAGTAAGCAAAAAGGTCTTCTCCCCACTGAAGGGCAAAGGAGTCGAAACACATGACGTCCTTATTCTGGTCATAAATACCGTTCGAAAAAGGAAGATTTAGAGAGAGGAAACTGTCAGTAACAACATGAGAAAATTCGATTTTTTCGTCACATACATAAAAACATGCGTTCTCGAAATTAAGATATTCTCGCAATTCAGTTCGATATTCCTCTTTTACTCTCTCGTAAACAGAACGGGTTACAAGAATAGAGATATCCACTCCTTTTGTTGCGAAAGTCCGAAAAAAAGATGGGTAAAGAGGGTGAAAAATGGAGGCAATACCACTTATTCGTCTTGATATTGCAAGGTTTTCCACAAATTCCCTGTGAGGTTCAAAGAAGTGGGTCCTGTCAGGAGGTTCGGAGAATGTACAGCTTTCCAGAGCTCCAATCCTGCTCCTCAAAGAGGTGGGTATGCACTCAATTGCATGGCTTGCCCAGTACTCGTAGCAGTTATCAAAAACTTTTAACAAACTAACCATTTCCTGCATTCTCCCGGCTATCGCTATACCAAGAGGAGACAGGATGTAGACATTTTCTGTCTTGAACACCAGAGAGTCATCCCTTAGTTTTTTTAGTTGAGGGAGGACAGCTACGGAACTGGCATTCAGATGTTTTTTTAGTTCTTCGATTGTTTTTGGCCCGCTATTCAAAAATAAGAGGAGATCTTTTCTTTTTCCAGAGAGGAATATTAGTTCGAGTAGCTGGCTGTTCATGTTTTTGAGATATACGCAACTACTTAATAAGTATCTATCGAAATTTTCAGTTCCAAAAACAGTAGCAATTAGCTGACAATTGCCATTGATCTATATAAAAAAGTTCTAATTAACAATGTATACAAAATAGTATAACT is drawn from Methanosarcina lacustris Z-7289 and contains these coding sequences:
- a CDS encoding ribose 1,5-bisphosphate isomerase, whose product is MDKVKETAKKIRTMEIRGAGRIAKAAAEAIRDYAAGLEAASMEEFSSSIQEVSSFLISTRPTAVSLPNAVKLASRYSSGNVEEARQEIIKNANIFIERADRALEKIGQIGSRRIQDGDVIMTHCNSHAALSIITTAFKDGKKISVIATESRPRRQGLLTIRHLNGFGIPTTLIVDSAVRYYMKDVDKVIVGADAIAANGALVNKIGTSQLALAAHEARKSFMVAAETFKFSPGTIVGNPIEIEERAADEVVDPAIIADLSHVQVKNPAFDFTPAEYIDMIVTDIGIIPPAMAYTVIKDHLGWEVEEI
- a CDS encoding helix-turn-helix transcriptional regulator, which produces MNSQLLELIFLSGKRKDLLLFLNSGPKTIEELKKHLNASSVAVLPQLKKLRDDSLVFKTENVYILSPLGIAIAGRMQEMVSLLKVFDNCYEYWASHAIECIPTSLRSRIGALESCTFSEPPDRTHFFEPHREFVENLAISRRISGIASIFHPLYPSFFRTFATKGVDISILVTRSVYERVKEEYRTELREYLNFENACFYVCDEKIEFSHVVTDSFLSLNLPFSNGIYDQNKDVMCFDSFALQWGEDLFAYYRDISEKITKI